Proteins co-encoded in one Candidatus Poribacteria bacterium genomic window:
- a CDS encoding ferrous iron transport protein A, with the protein MIPLSMVGRGRVRVVNVAGGRGILHRLMEIGVRPGDVVDVLQNGPGPVIIAKGNLRIGIGFGMAHKILVVPER; encoded by the coding sequence ATGATACCTCTATCTATGGTGGGGCGAGGAAGGGTGAGAGTGGTGAACGTCGCCGGCGGCAGAGGGATATTACACAGATTGATGGAGATCGGCGTTAGGCCCGGCGACGTGGTGGATGTGCTTCAAAACGGCCCCGGTCCGGTTATAATCGCTAAAGGTAACCTGAGGATCGGGATAGGATTCGGCATGGCACATAAAATCCTCGTTGTTCCCGAAAGATGA
- a CDS encoding arginine--tRNA ligase: MTGKVRERIARAIEQAIDKAISQGVIPEVQIPKVKLERPRDERFGDLACTVALELASRIKTQPRKVAEEIVSRMDSADGLIESVEIAGPGFINIKLSKGWLENLLRQITSQKEDFGRCDLGKGKKVQVEFVSTNPTGPLNVVNGRAASVGDSLVNILQAVGYDVTREFYINDAGGQAYRLAKSIEARYQQLIGNDVPFPEDGYKGEYVTELAKSLIQERGDDLARMDERERLELFREIGCARMVEWQKRDLERFRVFFDVWTSEKAIRDSGKPEMILERLREKGYLYERDGAVWFRSTDFGDDKDRVLIKSDGEYTYVVPDIAYHYDKFERGFDRVIDIWGPDHYGYIVRLKAAIQAMGIDPERLQIMIVQMVRLVRGGQSVKMSKRKGEFITLADLLDELAETVDERFAVDVARFFFVMRSHSTHLDFDMDLAISQANDNPVFYIQYAHARICSIFRQAAERGIERWPIERVDLSLLGNDEEVSLMRSLAQYPEVILGAAQSLEPHRIPYYLLDLATRFHAFYDRHRVLDRENMPLTQARMILADAVGQVIRNGLSLLGIRAPERM; encoded by the coding sequence GTGACTGGGAAGGTCAGAGAGAGGATCGCTCGAGCGATAGAACAGGCGATAGATAAGGCTATATCCCAGGGCGTTATTCCGGAAGTCCAGATCCCCAAGGTGAAGCTGGAAAGGCCGCGTGATGAAAGATTCGGCGATCTGGCCTGTACGGTCGCCCTGGAACTCGCCAGTCGAATTAAAACCCAGCCCAGAAAAGTGGCGGAGGAAATCGTCTCGCGGATGGATTCCGCGGACGGACTGATAGAGTCAGTCGAGATAGCCGGACCTGGATTCATAAACATAAAGCTTTCAAAGGGCTGGCTCGAGAACCTCCTGCGCCAGATAACCTCACAAAAGGAGGATTTCGGCAGATGCGACCTGGGTAAAGGGAAAAAGGTCCAGGTCGAGTTCGTCAGTACCAACCCCACCGGCCCGCTTAACGTCGTAAACGGAAGGGCTGCTTCAGTGGGTGATTCCCTGGTCAACATCCTTCAGGCTGTTGGGTATGATGTCACAAGGGAGTTCTACATAAACGATGCAGGTGGCCAGGCCTATAGGCTCGCAAAATCGATCGAGGCCCGATATCAACAGCTCATAGGTAACGACGTCCCCTTTCCTGAGGACGGATACAAGGGGGAATACGTCACGGAGCTTGCCAAATCACTGATCCAGGAACGTGGCGATGATCTAGCTCGAATGGACGAGAGGGAGCGGCTGGAGCTGTTCAGGGAGATCGGATGCGCCAGGATGGTCGAGTGGCAAAAACGGGACCTCGAGCGGTTCAGGGTCTTCTTCGACGTCTGGACCAGCGAGAAGGCGATAAGGGATTCCGGGAAACCCGAGATGATACTGGAGAGGCTGCGGGAAAAGGGTTATCTTTATGAGAGGGACGGCGCTGTCTGGTTCCGATCGACCGATTTCGGCGACGATAAGGACAGGGTCCTCATAAAGAGCGACGGCGAATACACCTATGTTGTGCCGGATATCGCCTATCACTACGACAAATTCGAGCGGGGCTTCGATAGGGTTATAGATATCTGGGGACCGGATCACTACGGATACATCGTCAGGCTCAAAGCCGCCATCCAGGCGATGGGGATAGATCCCGAAAGGCTTCAGATCATGATCGTTCAGATGGTCAGGTTGGTCCGCGGCGGCCAGTCCGTCAAGATGTCCAAGCGGAAGGGCGAGTTTATAACCCTGGCGGATCTATTGGATGAGCTCGCCGAGACGGTTGACGAGAGGTTTGCTGTGGACGTTGCCCGATTCTTCTTCGTCATGCGCAGCCATTCGACCCATCTGGATTTCGATATGGATCTGGCGATCAGCCAAGCCAACGACAATCCGGTCTTCTACATCCAATACGCCCACGCTCGTATCTGCAGCATATTCCGCCAGGCGGCCGAGCGCGGCATAGAACGATGGCCCATAGAGCGGGTGGATCTATCGCTCCTGGGCAACGATGAGGAGGTCTCACTGATGAGATCTCTGGCCCAATATCCCGAAGTTATCCTCGGCGCTGCCCAGTCACTTGAACCCCATCGGATACCCTATTACCTTCTGGATCTGGCCACCAGGTTCCACGCCTTCTACGATAGACACCGCGTCCTGGATAGGGAGAATATGCCTTTAACCCAGGCCAGGATGATATTGGCCGATGCAGTTGGCCAGGTGATCCGCAACGGGCTTTCCCTTCTAGGCATAAGGGCGCCGGAGAGGATGTAA
- a CDS encoding metal-dependent transcriptional regulator — protein sequence MEALTPSLEDYLEAIWVTGLKEKVVRVKDLAEKLRIKPPSVVGALKTLQEKGLVVHERYGYVELTERGASVAREIYRRHKTLYRFFNEVLGLPPETAGTDACAIEHHISAEGLERMLAFIEFIEECPEGEPLWLTSFHYFIETGQRPEHCPRGGSMSGITLRELKPGEKGEILKLRGEGPVKRRLLDMGIVLGETVEVIRVAPLGDPVEVKVKGYHLSLRKEEAESVIVERKS from the coding sequence ATGGAAGCCTTAACTCCCAGTCTTGAGGATTATCTTGAGGCGATCTGGGTCACGGGGCTTAAAGAAAAGGTCGTAAGGGTGAAGGATCTCGCTGAGAAATTGAGGATCAAGCCCCCTTCGGTGGTCGGCGCCCTTAAGACCTTGCAGGAGAAGGGGCTCGTGGTGCATGAGCGATATGGGTATGTCGAGTTGACCGAGAGGGGAGCCTCCGTCGCAAGGGAGATCTACAGAAGGCACAAAACCCTCTACCGGTTCTTCAACGAGGTACTAGGGCTGCCTCCGGAGACGGCGGGGACGGACGCTTGCGCCATAGAGCACCATATCAGCGCCGAAGGACTGGAGAGGATGCTGGCTTTCATTGAGTTCATCGAGGAGTGCCCGGAAGGAGAGCCTCTGTGGCTCACGAGCTTTCACTATTTCATCGAGACGGGCCAAAGACCCGAACATTGCCCGAGAGGTGGAAGCATGAGTGGGATAACGCTTAGGGAGCTTAAGCCGGGTGAGAAGGGAGAAATCCTGAAGCTAAGGGGCGAAGGCCCGGTCAAAAGAAGGCTATTGGACATGGGGATCGTCCTCGGCGAAACGGTCGAGGTGATCAGAGTCGCACCCTTGGGAGACCCGGTGGAGGTCAAGGTGAAAGGGTATCACCTCTCCCTCAGAAAGGAAGAGGCCGAATCGGTGATCGTGGAAAGGAAGTCATGA